In Miscanthus floridulus cultivar M001 chromosome 5, ASM1932011v1, whole genome shotgun sequence, one genomic interval encodes:
- the LOC136450914 gene encoding sister chromatid cohesion 1 protein 4-like isoform X4 codes for MKDLVMVVHLILAWTWRSIIIQGRLSVPSTDMDIDDNKSTDITAEGYSNMDGGPSSHGKLGPLNADGLGGNSIPNWTGYNVQTPYNVLTPDLNDILLHNEGIAGPSASYYQPSPFTCDEPASPEFISAQAPATPGLMEETVPSRVHESPVLSPQRKASPSTNDETAKADTPAPASDFLHSATGNASDVVGAEMTELELAKPVQVESSVVQDTHALVQQHTSEGLPSQGQASHLEATADELVGSDGIAASVETVTVNATIEDVPLAVNDSERCVDGSTEPSVVENPVQINGPLVDAQGTIAPSANFQHEAQAMQQVVASNDRLNELLTSEFAEPEKMLSAPDAEFNHAIDMGQTTVEKGTAESDGSNIIGSLTSRKRHLEDSLPALESETTERLSSRPHGKRTNDFVPHDDDILASILVGTRTPGFTLDSTPLPPRESSLKRPRLGSKMGTLKRKVQIDDAMVLHADTIRQQLINTEDIRRIRKKAPCTRSEIWMIEKGSLEDDIFHEPIFSCLSEELNELHNRTYEAIVRPAVQSMELQGQFDMPETIPEDSNIAGFGAATINDPLHIPDGIQSDVLLSGANDACGATPAFGLQIPPDNQVNGASNDFVIGTLFQGVTEPFIDNEKEVALADREHAQVDTLYSDRLQDVPSDLQRSTDANVSSQDVALDNSGQACVHAGDDITGEFNHFVHSNANIFESNEVPASEITGVEYSQDASGFPRPTADENAVGYNQDASGFLRPTENENAVSAMGDNSGFQENNMGSLMDLDMVNDYELKECNDFGSAIHGVDTGSLSILMCSDVCVCLTYFLNYDDDGDFDDANDDEPNPSEFQSLDNSGWSSRTRGVARYLKTLFDEDSGLGRKSVAIDHLVRGKTRKEASRMFFETLVLTTKDYISVDQPNPYDYVSIKPGPKLLMSEF; via the exons ATG AAAGATTTGGTGATGGTAGTTCATCTCATATTGGCTTGGACTTGGAGGAG CATTATTATTCAAGGTCGGCTGTCAGTCCCTTCTACTGATATGGACATTGATGATAACAAAAGTACAGACATAACAGCTGAAGGATACAGCAACATGGACGGTGGGCCTTCTAGTCATGGAAAGCTAGGTCCACTTAATGCAGATGGCCTAGGAGGAAACAGTATCCCTAACTGGACTGGTTACAATGTACAGACTCCTTACAATGTACTGACTCCTGATTTGAATGATATATTATTGCATAATGAGGGTATTGCAGGGCCATCAGCTTCGTACTATCAACCTAGCCCATTTACTTGTGATGAACCTGCATCACCAGAGTTCATTAGCGCTCAGGCCCCAGCTACACCTGGTTTAATGGAAGAGACAGTTCCTTCCAGAGTCCATGAAAGTCCTGTTCTGAGCCCACAGAGAAAAGCATCACCATCTACCAATGATGAAACTGCAAAGGCTGACACTCCTGCTCCAGCCTCAGATTTTCTCCATTCAGCTACAGGAAATGCCAGTGATGTTGTGGGTGCTGAGATGACAGAACTTGAATTGGCGAAGCCTGTGCAAGTTGAGTCTTCTGTTGTGCAGGACACACATGCATTGGTGCAACAGCACACAAGTGAGGGTTTACCATCCCAGGGTCAAGCATCACACTTGGAAGCTACTGCTGATGAGCTGGTTGGTTCTGATGGTATAGCTGCATCTGTTGAAACGGTAACTGTCAATGCAACCATTGAAGATGTACCTTTGGCTGTAAATGATTCAGAGCGATGTGTCGATGGTTCTACTGAACCATCTGTGGTGGAGAACCCAGTACAGATTAATGGGCCATTAGTTGATGCACAAG GTACAATTGCACCAAGTGCAAATTTTCAACATGAAGCCCAAGCAATGCAACAAGTAGTGGCATCTAATGATAGACTGAATGAACTATTAACTTCAGAATTTGCTGAGCCTGAGAAAATGCTGTCTGCTCCGGATGCTGAATTCAATCATGCAATTGACATGGGGCAGACAACTGTGGAAAAAGGAACAGCTGAATCTGATGGAAGTAACATAATAGGCAGCCTTACGAGCAGAAAAAGACACCTGGAAGATAGCTTACCAGCTTTAGAGAGTGAGACCACTGAAAGGTTGTCTAGCCGACCACATGGTAAAAGAACCAATGATTTTGTTCCTCATGATGATGATATACTGGCATCTATTTTAG TCGGTACAAGGACCCCTGGGTTCACACTTGATTCAACACCACTACCACCGAGGGAATCATCTCTGAAACGCCCGAGGTTGGGGTCGAAGATGGGTACACTCAAGAGAAAAGTGCAAATAGATGATGCCATGGTCCTGCATGCTGA TACTATACGGCAACAGTTGATCAATACCGAGGATATACGGCGCATTCGTAAAAAGGCTCCATGCACTCGTTCCGAAATATGGATGATTGAGAAAGGTTCACTGGAAGATGATATATTCCACGAGCCCATCTTTTCCT GTCTATCTGAGGAGCTAAACGAATTACACAATCGGACATATGAGGCTATTGTACGCCCTGCTGTTCAGAGCATGGAACTACAAGGTCAATTCGACATGCCTGAAACCATTCCAGAAGATAGCAATATTGCTGGGTTTGGTGCTGCTACAATTAATGACCCACTTCACATACCAGATGGTATTCAATCAGATGTCTTGCTGTCAGGTGCAAATGATGCATGTGGCGCTACACCTGCTTTTGGTTTGCAAATTCCTCCTGACAACCAGGTTAACGGTGCATCTAATGATTTTGTTATTGGCACTCTGTTTCAAGGGGTGACTGAACCTTTTATtgataatgagaaagaagtgGCACTTGCTGACAGAGAGCATGCTCAAGTAGATACACTGTATAGTGACCGTCTTCAAGATGTTCCATCTGATTTGCAGAGGAGTACTGATGCAAACGTTTCTAGTCAAGATGTGGCTCTAGATAACTCTGGCCAAGCTTGTGTTCACGCAGGGGACGACATTACAGGGGAGTTCAATCATTTTGTTCATAGCAATGCTAATATTTTTGAGAGTAATGAGGTCCCTGCTTCTGAGATTACTGGGGTGGAATATAGTCAAGATGCTTCTGGTTTTCCTCGACCAACGGCGGATGAAAATGCGGTGGGATATAATCAAGATGCCTCTGGTTTTCTTCGACCAACGGAGAATGAAAATGCTGTGTCTGCTATGGGAGATAATTCTGGCTTCCAAGAAAACAACATGGGTTCTCTTATGGATCTGGATATGGTGAATGACTATGAACTGAAGGAATGCAAT GATTTTGGGAGTGCAATTCATGGTGTTGATACAGGTAGTTTATCCATTCTGATGTGCTCTGATGTATGTGTATGCCTTACAT ATTTTCTGAACTATGATGATGATGGGGACTTCGACGACGCCAATGATGACGAGCCAAACCCTAGTGAATTTCAGTCTCTTGACAACAGTGGTTGGTCTTCTCGCACCAG GGGTGTTGCAAGATATCTCAAGACTTTATTCGATGAAGACTCTGGTCTGGGGAGGAAGAGTGTCGCTATTGATCATCTGGTGCGCGGGAAGACACGGAAGGAAGCATCGAGAATGTTCTTTGAGACCTTG GTGCTGACAACAAAGGACTACATCAGCGTGGATCAACCAAACCCCTACGATTATGTGAGCATAAAGCCAGGTCCAAAGCTGCTGATGTCAGaattctag